Proteins from a genomic interval of Neisseria arctica:
- a CDS encoding ShlB/FhaC/HecB family hemolysin secretion/activation protein translates to MSAFHFSSSCRSLMLPFALLATAAMPALADERQAGLIQQEQAQQEQQRLRQLEQQMQSAPDVRLDRTAEAVSSLLLPQNESPCFTVHDISLVGDSANKFQFALNKAIKQSGFKPGMCLGAQGINHIMTLAQNAVIERGYTTTRILAAPQDLNSGKLVLTVMVGKIGRIRFDESHAAAIHVGRITAFQNEFPSASDGLLNLRDLEQGLENLKRVPTAEADIQIVPSEKPDVSDVVVKWQQRTVPYRLTLGLDNSGSKATGRYQGNATFSADNPFGLSDLFYASYNHDLGTRSAATDSDGHTVKGGTNGYAFHYSVPFGKWLWSWNHSYYRYHQAVAGDSEVYDYNGKSWNSDVGVSRLLYRDARRKTHAAFKLWQRETHSFINDAEIEVQRRRTAGWSAHLSHKEYIGQATLNLGLGYKRGTGRNDSLSAPEEAFGEGTSRMKILTADAGVNVPFKIGRQNFALDSNLHAQWHKTPLTPQDKLAIGSRYTVRGFDGETTLSAESGWYWRNDLSWQYRPNHQLYAGLDTGRVSGPSAEYLLGKSLSGAALGVRGQSKAGGTLSYDLFAAKPLHKPDRFQTAKTTFGFNLNYSF, encoded by the coding sequence ATGTCCGCCTTTCACTTTTCTTCAAGCTGCCGTTCATTGATGTTGCCGTTCGCTTTGCTGGCAACTGCGGCTATGCCGGCTCTGGCTGATGAACGACAAGCAGGTCTGATTCAGCAAGAACAAGCCCAGCAGGAGCAGCAACGTCTCCGCCAACTTGAGCAGCAAATGCAGTCTGCCCCGGATGTGCGCTTAGACCGAACCGCAGAAGCCGTTTCCTCATTGCTGCTTCCTCAAAACGAATCGCCCTGTTTCACCGTTCACGACATTTCTTTGGTTGGCGATTCTGCAAACAAATTCCAATTTGCACTGAATAAAGCCATCAAACAATCCGGTTTCAAGCCCGGGATGTGTTTGGGTGCGCAAGGCATTAACCACATCATGACTTTGGCACAAAATGCGGTGATCGAGCGCGGTTATACCACCACGCGAATTTTGGCGGCACCGCAAGACTTGAACAGCGGCAAGCTGGTCTTGACGGTTATGGTGGGCAAAATCGGCCGCATCCGTTTTGATGAAAGCCATGCCGCAGCAATCCATGTCGGTCGGATTACTGCATTTCAAAACGAATTTCCTTCTGCTTCAGACGGCCTATTGAACCTGCGCGATTTGGAACAGGGTTTGGAAAACCTCAAACGCGTTCCAACTGCCGAGGCGGATATTCAGATTGTGCCGTCTGAAAAACCGGATGTGAGCGATGTGGTGGTGAAATGGCAGCAGCGCACCGTTCCCTACCGCCTGACTTTGGGTTTGGACAACTCCGGCAGCAAAGCCACCGGCCGCTATCAGGGCAATGCGACTTTCTCTGCCGATAATCCCTTTGGTTTGAGCGATTTGTTTTATGCCTCGTATAACCATGATTTGGGCACACGTTCGGCGGCAACGGATTCAGACGGCCATACGGTTAAAGGCGGCACCAATGGTTATGCCTTCCATTATTCGGTGCCGTTCGGCAAATGGTTATGGTCTTGGAACCACAGCTACTACCGCTATCATCAGGCGGTGGCCGGGGATTCAGAGGTGTATGACTACAACGGTAAAAGTTGGAACAGCGATGTCGGTGTAAGCCGCCTGCTTTACCGTGATGCCCGCCGTAAAACCCATGCCGCATTCAAATTATGGCAGCGTGAAACGCACAGCTTCATCAATGATGCGGAAATCGAAGTGCAACGCCGCCGCACGGCCGGTTGGTCTGCCCATTTAAGCCATAAGGAATACATCGGCCAAGCCACGCTGAATCTGGGCTTGGGTTACAAACGGGGTACCGGCCGCAACGACAGCCTGTCTGCGCCCGAAGAAGCCTTTGGCGAAGGCACATCACGCATGAAAATCCTTACTGCCGATGCCGGTGTGAATGTACCGTTTAAAATCGGACGGCAAAACTTCGCCCTCGACAGCAACCTCCATGCCCAATGGCATAAAACGCCATTAACGCCGCAAGACAAACTGGCCATCGGCAGCCGTTATACCGTGCGCGGTTTTGATGGTGAAACCACTTTATCTGCCGAAAGCGGCTGGTATTGGCGCAATGATTTGTCTTGGCAGTATCGTCCGAACCATCAGCTTTATGCGGGTTTGGACACCGGCCGCGTTTCCGGCCCGTCTGCCGAATACCTGCTCGGCAAAAGCCTGAGCGGTGCGGCTTTGGGTGTGCGCGGCCAAAGCAAAGCGGGCGGAACGCTTTCCTACGATTTATTTGCCGCCAAGCCACTGCATAA
- a CDS encoding ParB N-terminal domain-containing protein translates to MSLENRNKLTQGLAGLSLHVGTPAQTAMNLTDKPHMGSGMFMNLPVEEIELFDKNPRRRHDAAAYAAIKESIRATGIQQPVHVTQRPDEGHYVLAQGGNTRLQIVFKIQMRTGAERMTLSDLIRLPMAKHLFDFWYKLFEDVTKASLIAILPYFKLSEAPIEAWMSRKGED, encoded by the coding sequence ATGAGTTTGGAAAACAGAAACAAACTCACGCAGGGTTTGGCAGGCTTGAGTCTGCACGTGGGCACGCCTGCACAAACCGCCATGAATCTGACTGATAAGCCCCACATGGGCAGCGGTATGTTTATGAATCTGCCGGTTGAGGAAATCGAGCTTTTCGACAAGAACCCGCGCCGCCGCCATGATGCCGCCGCTTATGCGGCTATCAAGGAGTCTATCCGTGCGACAGGTATCCAACAGCCTGTTCATGTGACCCAGCGTCCGGATGAAGGCCATTATGTCCTGGCTCAGGGTGGTAATACGCGTCTGCAAATTGTGTTTAAAATCCAAATGCGTACAGGAGCAGAGAGAATGACACTTTCTGATCTGATACGTCTTCCGATGGCAAAGCACTTGTTTGACTTTTGGTACAAATTGTTTGAAGATGTTACCAAAGCCAGCTTGATTGCAATTCTGCCGTATTTCAAACTGAGTGAAGCCCCGATTGAGGCATGGATGAGCAGGAAGGGGGAGGACTGA
- a CDS encoding ParA family protein, with amino-acid sequence MSAPVILAATSTKGGVGKTTLLANISAVLADIGLRVLMVDADVQPSLSKYYPLSYRAPHGIVELLLGDNSDANVRSTVSHTVFPNLDIIVSNNISADIQTKIANRADRAFLLKAKLQNPFFQNNYDVILIDTQGAVGPLQDAAAFASGCLINPHHARNPECP; translated from the coding sequence ATGTCTGCACCCGTAATTTTAGCCGCCACCTCAACCAAAGGCGGGGTCGGTAAAACCACTTTGCTGGCCAACATCTCAGCCGTACTTGCCGATATCGGCCTCCGTGTCCTGATGGTTGATGCCGATGTCCAGCCGTCACTCTCCAAATATTATCCGCTCAGCTACCGTGCGCCGCACGGGATTGTCGAGCTGCTTTTGGGCGACAATTCCGATGCCAATGTGCGTTCGACCGTTTCCCATACCGTCTTTCCGAATCTGGACATCATCGTTTCCAATAATATTTCGGCCGACATCCAAACCAAAATCGCCAACCGCGCCGACCGTGCCTTTTTGTTGAAAGCGAAACTGCAAAATCCTTTTTTCCAAAATAACTACGACGTGATTCTGATTGATACCCAAGGTGCCGTCGGTCCTTTGCAGGATGCAGCCGCATTCGCTTCAGGCTGTCTGATTAACCCCCATCATGCCCGAAATCCTGAGTGCCCGTGA
- a CDS encoding ParA family protein: MTAPFVLTSASTKGGVGKTTIIANLSAVLADIGMRVLMIDADIQPSLSRYYQLHQTAPCGLVELLFDEPSESSICSTISSTIYPNLDIVLTNAFTADLQNKISSRLDGILLLKNKLRHPYFAQNYDVILIDTQGASGPLQETAFFASSCLLAPIMPTALSAREFNSGTDLLYQRLEQGRGLGLEVPPMRAVICGKDRTRDAREITEEIQRHFNRKINLAINSSHQLLDTIVPYSKAYKEAATRRVPVHCHERTTQNKESLSAYDTMHALLYELFPALKESNYRGSCFNDMTNLLLPEETKLEEHGHD, encoded by the coding sequence ATGACTGCACCATTTGTACTTACCAGCGCATCCACCAAAGGTGGAGTCGGTAAAACGACAATCATCGCAAATCTCTCAGCCGTCTTAGCGGACATCGGGATGCGTGTATTGATGATCGATGCCGACATCCAACCAAGCCTGTCTCGCTATTATCAGCTGCATCAAACAGCTCCCTGCGGATTGGTTGAGTTGCTATTCGACGAACCGTCGGAATCATCTATTTGTTCTACCATTTCATCAACGATTTATCCAAACTTGGATATTGTCCTGACGAATGCGTTTACGGCAGACCTGCAAAACAAAATTTCGTCACGCTTGGACGGCATCCTCTTGCTCAAAAACAAGCTAAGACACCCATATTTTGCGCAAAATTATGATGTTATTTTAATTGATACGCAAGGAGCCAGCGGCCCGTTGCAAGAGACTGCATTTTTTGCATCTTCCTGTCTCTTGGCTCCAATCATGCCTACCGCCCTGTCTGCCCGGGAGTTTAACTCCGGTACGGATTTGCTCTACCAACGCCTTGAGCAAGGACGTGGATTGGGATTGGAGGTTCCGCCAATGCGTGCAGTCATCTGCGGTAAAGACCGCACCCGTGACGCGCGTGAAATCACCGAAGAAATCCAACGTCATTTTAACCGCAAAATCAATTTGGCAATCAACAGCAGTCATCAACTGCTAGACACCATTGTGCCTTACTCAAAAGCGTACAAAGAAGCAGCGACACGACGCGTGCCGGTACATTGCCATGAGCGCACAACTCAAAATAAAGAGTCATTATCAGCTTATGACACTATGCACGCCCTGCTCTATGAGCTGTTCCCGGCACTAAAAGAATCCAATTACCGTGGAAGTTGTTTCAACGACATGACGAATCTGCTTCTTCCGGAAGAAACCAAACTTGAGGAGCATGGCCATGACTAA
- a CDS encoding ParB N-terminal domain-containing protein, giving the protein MTNPLLQLGNKTPQPTPTSETRPGSKAHDLTALSLNLGVPNKSGMDLSVKQVALPGTFMTLSVEEIDFFEHNPRKHQDAESLNSLKESVRAAGIQQPVHVTQRPGSNRYVLSQGGNSRLKVLKELFAETGEPRFGRMPCIYQEYSNETNLQVAHLIENEQRAEMCFWDKACAYGELRDIMQQEADHRLSLRELEILFQDYGLSISHKTLGLFFFAEENLSVLGQMAVDLSTSKTEVLRKLHGTLSAESKRLQQQELFDDFWLSSVENWVSNHTVFDAVELADFIDGQFREIFDTTDDTDPPQPAPSAKQAVSADSASQKEEPAAEVDSCLQSRQGQELPESAQYQEQDFLQSLDEPSGTVHGVANPPHETEDAEQQPATFAKTDICKKLHSVIRKWLSMVNLHNCFRSHPGFKYGFYIEYPSFESITRKPGAYCLIDSLHNDAGNVFAYLSKFSGQEAWVYDDTGNPGNPILTLGDASKLKIAYQDPDKLDEFNIGGIGDRSNLLVKVFDWQTEKDHPYQPLIEEIISLTKQFNVLGEDDER; this is encoded by the coding sequence ATGACTAATCCCCTGCTCCAGCTTGGTAATAAAACGCCGCAACCTACCCCAACCAGCGAAACCCGCCCGGGTTCGAAAGCGCATGATTTAACGGCTTTGAGCCTGAATCTCGGAGTACCGAATAAATCCGGAATGGATTTATCGGTCAAGCAGGTTGCATTGCCCGGAACATTCATGACATTGTCGGTCGAAGAAATTGACTTTTTCGAGCATAACCCTCGAAAACATCAAGATGCCGAATCGCTTAACAGCTTGAAAGAATCGGTACGGGCTGCCGGTATCCAGCAACCCGTACATGTAACGCAGCGGCCGGGAAGCAATCGGTATGTCCTATCGCAAGGCGGCAACTCGCGTTTAAAAGTATTGAAAGAGCTGTTCGCCGAAACCGGAGAACCGCGTTTCGGCCGTATGCCCTGTATTTACCAAGAATACAGCAACGAAACCAATTTGCAGGTTGCCCACTTGATCGAGAACGAACAGCGGGCAGAAATGTGCTTTTGGGATAAAGCCTGCGCTTACGGAGAGCTGCGCGACATCATGCAGCAAGAGGCGGATCACCGCCTCAGCCTCCGGGAGTTGGAAATTCTGTTTCAAGACTACGGTTTGAGTATTTCCCACAAAACCTTGGGATTGTTCTTCTTCGCCGAAGAAAACTTGAGTGTCTTGGGACAGATGGCCGTTGACTTATCCACTTCGAAAACCGAGGTGCTGCGCAAATTACACGGCACCTTGTCAGCAGAAAGCAAAAGACTGCAACAGCAAGAGTTATTCGATGATTTTTGGCTGTCATCGGTCGAAAACTGGGTCAGCAATCATACAGTTTTTGATGCAGTGGAGCTTGCCGATTTTATTGACGGCCAGTTCCGGGAAATTTTTGATACGACAGACGATACAGATCCGCCCCAACCGGCTCCATCTGCCAAACAGGCCGTATCGGCTGATTCAGCCTCTCAAAAGGAGGAACCTGCAGCAGAAGTCGACAGCTGTCTGCAAAGCCGGCAAGGACAAGAATTACCTGAATCAGCACAATATCAAGAGCAGGACTTTCTACAATCGTTGGATGAGCCGTCAGGAACGGTTCATGGGGTGGCCAATCCGCCCCATGAAACGGAAGATGCGGAACAACAACCTGCTACGTTTGCAAAAACCGACATCTGTAAGAAGCTGCATTCGGTTATCCGGAAATGGTTATCTATGGTTAACCTGCATAACTGCTTCCGCAGCCATCCGGGCTTTAAATACGGTTTCTACATTGAGTATCCGTCATTTGAATCTATTACCCGTAAACCGGGAGCTTACTGCCTGATTGATTCGCTGCATAACGATGCAGGCAACGTATTTGCCTACCTGTCCAAATTCAGCGGGCAGGAGGCTTGGGTATATGACGATACCGGCAACCCCGGTAATCCGATTTTAACTTTAGGAGACGCTTCCAAACTCAAAATCGCATATCAGGACCCCGATAAGTTGGATGAATTCAATATCGGCGGCATCGGAGACCGTTCGAATCTGTTGGTTAAGGTATTTGACTGGCAGACCGAAAAGGATCACCCGTACCAACCGCTAATTGAAGAAATTATTTCACTTACCAAACAATTCAATGTATTGGGAGAAGATGATGAGCGATAA
- a CDS encoding AcaB family transcriptional regulator: protein MEILKQQFVIKPHTIAVTQDFEIKVASKSSPFSDGYDMAFAAAKLGDKVNGTVPEDDPDYRDWETFKAHELLLKKHLKKVTGRSHKLVWGEYEILSKIDERFDGMANLRNKSTDSFMLHTKQGMRMWDGNDNHRDGAKWPGIRYGLKLSNDLIKLAKQDNPIAQYELLRFEKELVETEKFFETEAANIEQKLEQERQNGINVSIMVSQNPKVIPLYSMRGYGYRLIRLLTSYDHFVCGIKTISIKGIISNTQAREKLYGGGRQLRRLLQMLYDAVSLLNAIAEFKRESVLDETNRQKLANAVSEGLINPLPLSVWRYETMPAFVYIRDKLDDSRLEQIIDFATQCGMVLSEDE from the coding sequence ATGGAAATTTTAAAACAACAGTTTGTTATCAAGCCGCACACCATTGCCGTTACACAAGATTTTGAAATTAAGGTGGCCTCGAAAAGCTCCCCGTTCAGCGATGGTTACGATATGGCCTTTGCTGCCGCCAAGCTCGGAGACAAAGTCAATGGCACGGTACCGGAAGATGATCCGGATTACCGTGATTGGGAAACTTTCAAGGCACATGAGTTGCTGCTGAAAAAACATCTGAAAAAAGTAACGGGGCGTTCCCACAAGCTCGTTTGGGGTGAGTACGAAATCCTTTCGAAAATCGACGAACGTTTTGACGGAATGGCGAATCTGCGCAACAAAAGCACGGACAGTTTCATGCTGCATACCAAGCAAGGAATGCGTATGTGGGATGGCAATGACAATCATCGCGATGGAGCCAAGTGGCCGGGGATCCGTTACGGCCTGAAACTGTCGAATGACCTTATCAAGCTGGCCAAACAAGACAATCCAATCGCTCAGTACGAGCTGTTACGGTTCGAAAAAGAATTGGTTGAGACCGAAAAGTTTTTTGAAACGGAGGCCGCCAATATTGAGCAGAAACTAGAGCAAGAAAGACAGAACGGCATCAACGTGTCGATTATGGTTAGTCAAAATCCAAAGGTGATACCGCTGTACTCAATGCGCGGCTACGGTTACAGACTGATCCGTCTTTTAACCAGCTACGATCACTTTGTATGCGGCATTAAAACCATCAGCATTAAGGGCATCATCTCCAATACCCAAGCTCGTGAAAAACTGTATGGCGGCGGCCGCCAATTACGACGCTTGTTGCAAATGCTTTATGATGCGGTATCCCTGCTTAATGCCATTGCGGAATTTAAGCGGGAGTCTGTTTTGGATGAAACCAATCGTCAGAAATTGGCGAATGCGGTGTCAGAGGGATTGATTAATCCGTTACCGTTATCAGTTTGGCGTTATGAAACAATGCCTGCTTTTGTATATATCCGTGATAAATTAGATGATAGCCGATTGGAACAGATCATTGATTTCGCAACTCAGTGCGGCATGGTGCTTTCCGAGGATGAATAG
- a CDS encoding single-stranded DNA-binding protein, with the protein MTIHIEVQGNLGQSPELRPVASDKSSEPSLVLNFSIASSRFKKNEEGRLETVGEPEWVNCEYWNRDAAHLHKLLQKGMPVFVKGEEIQESYTDRDGNLVKARKVRVQQIYLGLTKRIENIVLRPKREQQPGEQNGNPNSDSDDSDIPF; encoded by the coding sequence ATGACTATTCACATCGAAGTCCAAGGAAACCTTGGGCAATCTCCTGAATTGCGCCCAGTAGCATCTGATAAAAGTAGTGAGCCAAGCCTTGTGCTTAACTTCTCTATTGCTTCTTCACGTTTCAAAAAAAATGAAGAGGGCCGACTTGAAACCGTCGGCGAACCTGAATGGGTGAATTGCGAATACTGGAACAGGGATGCTGCTCATCTGCATAAACTGCTTCAGAAAGGTATGCCCGTTTTTGTCAAAGGCGAAGAAATTCAGGAATCCTATACTGATCGTGACGGTAATCTCGTCAAGGCGCGCAAAGTGCGCGTTCAGCAGATCTATCTTGGATTGACAAAACGAATTGAAAACATCGTCTTACGGCCTAAACGCGAGCAACAGCCGGGAGAGCAGAATGGCAATCCAAACTCCGATTCAGATGATAGTGATATTCCGTTCTGA